A stretch of Henckelia pumila isolate YLH828 chromosome 4, ASM3356847v2, whole genome shotgun sequence DNA encodes these proteins:
- the LOC140860907 gene encoding uncharacterized protein codes for MKQSEVESLQEYVQRFNTAALEVPAATADTLVNSFTQGLRGGEFFRSLVKKPPLTYDELLSRAEKYVNFEDAQRQRRQEGTSGSKPSAKVRAKAEGKTEEGRKRVTEEMNRVKGPYPYVPLSVSLEKAMQVCEDRRALVRPRNAEKGPRLSPSDKFCDFHQEYGHITNDCQRLGEEVQRIMYDDPRIRAELTRRANPPRQGRAPQWRNQRNEDRENQGDHQGRAPPNGQGDRVQQIANHPNRGVIHMISGGSTDGDSGRARKAHGRRLENFELSSQLSCPTDPNIIFGREDLKDVVLPHNDPLLVTLTVANYDVARIFVDTGSSVKIIFKETLDQMKLEGFELDPITTELYGFTGHALQPLGQIVLPLSLGSREQRVTKMACFTVVEAPSSFNGILGRPALSDFRAVAPTYHQKLKFPGGREVGVVRGDQKAARLCYVNEVRIDSKKKKREVGMISIGRTSKVHRQKVLLMSEEGHEKVELPGAQIVKLAADLSPSVKQNLVGCLKKNKDVFAWSVSELIGVSAEIMVHRLNILAGVRPIKQKKRHFGPDKDKVIKKEVEELLKVGHIREVQFPTWLSNVVLVPKSSGKWRMCVDFRDLNKACPKDCYPLPRIDQLVDSTADHQYLCFMDAYQEYHQIPLVEEDQDKVCFTTSHGTFCYRVMPFGLKNAGATYQRLMDRVFASQIGRNVEVYVDDILVKSQDDVGLLADLEDTFSTLRTYRVKLNPEKCVFGVRGGKFLGYMVTERGIEANPEKVQAIRSMSAPRNLQKVQRLAERIAALSRFISRSAHRSLPFFKVLRKSKKFEWDNECGKAFDDLKSYLAELPVLAKAIPGEPLYIYLSALEGAVSSVLIRQERTAQHPIYFFSHALKGAELQYSEVEKLALALVMTARKLRP; via the coding sequence ATGAAGCAATCTGAGGTGGAATCGTTGCAGGAGTATGTTCAGCGCTTCAATACAGCAGCTCTGGAAGTACCTGCTGCCACTGCTGACACCTTGGTCAACTCTTTCACTCAAGGGTTGAGAGGAGGGGAGTTTTTCAGATCCTTAGTCAAGAAGCCTCCTTTGACTTATGATGAGCTCCTTAGTAGAGCTGAGAAGTACGTGAATTTTGAGGATGCACAGAGGCAGAGGAGACAGGAAGGAACGTCTGGGAGTAAACCCAGTGCCAAGGTGAGAGCAAAGGCAGAGGGGAAGACAGAAGAAGGAAGGAAGAGGGTGACCGAAGAGATGAACAGGGTCAAAGGACCCTACCCCTATGTACCCCTATCGGTGAGCCTGGAGAAGGCAATGCAAGTATGCGAGGATAGGCGAGCACTTGTGAGGCCCCGCAATGCTGAGAAAGGCCCGCGGTTATCGCCATCTGACAAGTTTTGCGATTTTCATCAGGAGTATGGGCATATCACCAATGATTGTCAGAGGCTAGGTGAGGAGGTTCAAAGGATCATGTATGATGACCCTCGAATCAGAGCTGAGCTGACTCGAAGAGCAAATCCTCCTCGCCAAGGCCGAGCTCCCCAATGGAGGAATCAAAGGAATGAAGATAGAGAGAATCAAGGTGATCATCAGGGAAGAGCTCCTCCAAATGGTCAAGGAGATAGGGTGCAGCAGATTGCAAATCATCCCAATCGGGGTGTTATCCATATGATCTCCGGGGGTAGTACGGATGGAGATTCGGGAAGGGCTCGCAAAGCTCACGGGCGTAGGTTGGAAAATTTTGAGTTAAGTTCTCAGCTCAGCTGTCCCACTGACCCGAACATCATTTTTGGAAGGGAAGATTTAAAGGATGTGGTGCTACCTCATAATGATCCCCTACTGGTCACCTTGACCGTAGCCAATTATGACGTGGCTCGTATCTTTGTGGATACTGGGAGCTCAGTAAAAATTATCTTTAAAGAAACTCTGGACCAAATGAAATTGGAAGGATTTGAGTTGGATCCAATCACCACAGAGTTGTATGGGTTCACGGGTCATGCTTTGCAACCATTGGGACAAATAGTGCTCCCCTTGTCCCTTGGGAGTAGAGAGCAGAGAGTAACCAAAATGGCTTGCTTCACCGTGGTGGAGGCACCATCCTCTTTCAATGGAATATTGGGGCGCCCTGCCCTGAGTGATTTCCGAGCCGTGGCACCTACCTATCATCAAAAGTTGAAGTTCCCAGGTGGAAGAGAGGTGGGGGTTGTTCGGGGTGATCAGAAAGCAGCTCGGTTGTGCTATGTGAATGAGGTAAGGATTGattcaaagaagaagaagagggagGTAGGAATGATTTCAATAGGTCGAACATCGAAGGTGCACAGACAGAAGGTTCTTCTGATGTCTGAAGAAGGTCATGAGAAGGTGGAATTGCCGGGAGCTCAGATTGTCAAATTAGCTGCTGATTTGAGCCCATCAGTGAAGCAAAACCTGGTTGGTTGCTTAAAGAAGAACAAAGATGTTTTTGCTTGGTCTGTATCGGAGCTCATAGGGGTCAGTGCAGAAATTATGGTTCATCGACTAAATATTCTTGCGGGAGTAAGACCGATAAAACAGAAGAAGAGACACTTTGGTCCAGACAAGGATAAGGTCATTAAAAAAGAGGTAGAGGAACTTCTTAAGGTAGGACACATTAGGGAAGTGCAATTCCCTACCTGGTTATCCAATGTGGTCCTTGTCCCTAAGAGTTCAGGCAAGtggagaatgtgtgttgatTTCAGGGACTTAAATAAGGCGTGCCCAAAGGATTGCTATCCACTGCCTCGAATTGACCAATTGGTTGATTCAACGGCAGATCATCAGTACTTATGCTTCATGGATGCATATCAGGAGTATCATCAAATTCCTCTAGTGGAGGAAGATCAGGACAAAGTATGTTTCACCACCTCTCATGGAACTTTTTGTTACagagtgatgccttttggtttgaagaaTGCAGGAGCCACTTATCAAAGACTCATGGACAGAGTGTTTGCCTCCCAAATTGGCAGAAATGTAGAagtttatgtagatgatatttTGGTAAAGTCTCAGGATGATGTGGGGTTGTTGGCCGACCTTGAGGATACTTTCTCGACTTTGAGGACTTATCGGGTGAAGCTTAATCCGGAGAAGTGTGTATTCGGAGTCAGGGGAGGTAAGTTTTTGGGGTATATGGTTACTGAGAGGGGCATAGAGGCCAATCCTGAGAAGGTGCAGGCTATTCGATCCATGTCTGCTCCCCGTAACTTGCAAAAAGTTCAAAGGTTGGCAGAAAGGATTGCAGCCTTGTCTCGATTTATATCAAGATCAGCCCATAGAAGCTTACCTTTCTTCAAAGTGCTTCGCAAATCCAAGAAGTTTGAATGGGATAATGAATGCGGGAAGGCATTCGATGATTTAAAAAGCTACTTAGCTGAACTCCCTGTATTGGCTAAGGCAATTCCTGGTGAACCATTGTACATCTACTTATCAGCTTTGGAAGGGGCCGTTAGCTCAGTACTTATTAGGCAGGAGAGAACAGCTCAACACCCTATCTATTTCTTCTCACATGCCCTTAAGGGTGCAGAACTTCAGTATTCAGAGGTGGAAAAGTTAGCATTAGCCTTGGTTATGACAGCAAGGAAGCTCAGACCTTAA
- the LOC140860906 gene encoding F-box protein At2g23160-like translates to MKKQQNDTCEIPRDVLENILSRLPVKSLLRFKTVSKSWNAVIEDPGFARTHSKQSNISNSQCFFTDYDRDAAYSLIRYDGHEFYRESIGRFQLEENTRAFFLCGCEGILVFKYNTYNRETETTCEMMFLLLNPFTRNLSTLSCPYDVEKNTKRICDSEGYGLCLDKYEDDYKFVAVLGGGKIYLVYSFRNESWVERRSEVGRCVSREGTYVNGVVYWLVSTGGIVYFDPKDDLLKKLHAVPYQDLKHERFHLTNLRGNLCLFACDLKYVFEIWLLKEDQHQIAKGGNGTIVFEENHQARAVVVKRPVKAYDDMASQEIQNLILSDVRQNIVRWYGVEQDQDFVSLSLERCNLSLNDLILMLSKSTNIAKEFKNQLDHRKTLCKTLTCGT, encoded by the exons ATGAAGAAACAACAAAACGATACATGTGAGATTCCACGCGATGTATTAGAAAACATCCTCTCCAGACTACCCGTCAAGTCTCTTCTCCGGTTTAAAACCGTCTCCAAATCTTGGAACGCCGTGATCGAAGATCCCGGATTCGCCCGAACTCACTCCAAACAATCAAATATCTCGAATTCCCAATGCTTCTTTACCGATTATGATCGTGACGCCGCATACAGTTTGATTAGGTATGATGGCCATGAGTTTTACAGGGAATCTATCGGCCGATTCCAGTTGGAAGAAAACACACGTGCCTTCTTTTTATGCGGCTGTGAAGGGATACTTGTGTTCAAGTACAATACTTATAATAGAGAGACCGAGACTACCTGCGAGATGATGTTTTTGCTGCTGAATCCATTCACGAGAAATCTCTCGACTCTTTCTTGTCCGTACGACGTTGAAAAAAATACCAAACGTATATGTGATTCGGAAGGTTACGGGCTTTGCTTAGACAAATACGAAGATGATTACAAGTTTGTAGCTGTTTTAGGAGGCGGAAAAATATACTTGGTGTATTCCTTTAGAAACGAGAGTTGGGTCGAGAGACGAAGCGAAGTGGGACGATGCGTGTCTCGCGAGGGGACTTATGTGAATGGAGTTGTGTACTGGCTTGTTTCAACTGGTGGAATTGTATATTTCGATCCCAAAGATGACTTGTTAAAGAAACTGCATGCAGTACCCTACCAGGATTTGAAGCATGAAAGGTTTCATTTGACAAACTTGAGAGGGAATTTGTGTCTTTTCGCTTGTGATTTAAAGTATGTGTTTGAGATATGGTTGCTCAAAGAAGACCAACACC AGATCGCAAAGGGTGGTAATGGAACAATTGTATTCGAAGAAAATCATCAAGCTCGTGCAGTTGTTGTGAAGCGTCCTGTAAAGGCATATGATGATATGGCCTCCCAAGAAATTCAAAATCTTATTCTCTCTGACGTACGTCAAAATATTGTTAGATGGTATGGAGTTGAACAAGATCAAGACTTTGTATCTCTTTCTTTGGAGCGTTGTAATTTAAGCTTAAATGATCTTATTCTCATGCTCTCAAAGTCTACAAATATTGCAAAAGAATTTAAAAATCAACTCGATCATCGGAAAACCCTTTGCAAGACGTTAACTTGTGGAACTTAG